The following is a genomic window from Trueperaceae bacterium.
AGGACTGCCAGGAGGAACAGGTCGGGAGGCGGGATGGGTGCCAACAACGCCGCGAGGAAGCCCTGCGCCACGACCAGGATCAGGTAGAAGAGCACGAGGCGCACGGCGCAAGTGTAACCAACCGGGCCCGGCCCGACGGTCGGACCCCGGGCGTCACTTCCCGAAGACGTTCGGGAGCTCGTCGAGCGTCACGAGCACCTCCCGCGGCTTGCTCCCCTGGTGCGGGCCGACCACGCCGAGAGCCTCGAGCGAGTCCATCAGCTTGCCCGCCCGGGCGTGCCCCACGGAGAGGCGTCTTTGCAGCCGCGAGACGCTGGCCTGGCCCTCGTTGATGACCAACTCGGCGGCGGGGCGCAGCTTGTCGTCGTTCCAGTCGATCAGGCCGGTGGCGGTCGACTCGTCCGCCGGGGGCGGGTCGAAGTCCGCGCCGTACGCCTCGCCGAAGTCGTCATCGAAGTACTGGCGCCTCAGGAAGTCGGCCAGCCGCTGGATCTCGTTCTCGCTCACGAACGGTCCCTGCAGGCGCACGGCCTTCACCAGGCCGGGCTGGTAGTAGAGCATGTCGCCCATGCCGATCAGGCGCTCGGCGCCCATGGAATCGAGGATGGTGCGCGAGTCGTGGCTGCTGGACACCGCGAACGCCATGCGCGCGGGGACGTTCACCTTGATGAGGCTGGTCAGGATGTCGACCGACGGGCGCTGCGTGGCGAGGATCAGGTGCATGCCGGTGGCGCGCGCCATCTGCGCCAGGCGCATGATGGCCGACTCCACCTCCTTGGGGCTCGTGATCATGAGGTCGGCCAGCTCGTCGATGATGATGGCGATGAAGGGGAGGGGCGGCAGGTCGAGGCTCTTGGCCTTCTCGTTGTACTGATCGAGGTTCTTGGCCCCGAGCTTCGACATCATCTTGTAGCGCCGCTCCATGTGCGTGACCGTCCCGAGCAGGACGCCGGCGGCGTCTGCCGGGTTGGTCACCACCGGCCTGAGCAGGTGGGGGATCCCGTCGTAGGGCGTCAGCTCCACCATCTTGGGGTCGATCATCAGGAGACGCATCTCCGTGGGGAGGAAGCGGTAGAGCAGCGACGAGATGAGCGTGTTCACGGCGACGGACTTGCCGGAACCGGTGGAGCCGGCGATCAGCAGGTGCGGCATGCGTGTCAGGTCGCCCACCATCATCTCGCCGTCGATGGAGCGGCCGAGCACGATGGGGATGCGCGCCTTGGAGCGACGGTAGCTGTTCGACGCCACGGCCTCCCTGAACCGGACGAGCTCGCGGTGGGCGTTGGGCACCTCGAGCCCGATGACGCTCTTGCCGGGGATGGGCGCCTCGATGCGCACGGAGCCGACCGCCATGGCGAGGGCCAGGTCGTCCGCCAGGTTCGCGAAGCGGCTGATCTTCTCGCCCGGCGCCGGTTCGACCTCGAAGCGCGTGACGGACGGCCCGCGCACGGACGAGGTGACGCGACCGCCCAAGCGGAAGCTCGCCAGCGTCTCGTCGATCTGCCGCACGCGCTCCAGGTTCTCGGCAGCCGTGGCCCGTGGGTCGAGGCTCGGCCTCTCGGGCTCGTCCAACAGCTCGAGCGGGGGCACCTGTATCGGGATGGCGCCGACAGCCACCGCGGGCGACTCGCCGACCGGCGGGTCGCGGCGAGGCGCGGCGGCGCCCCCTCCTGCCCGCGCCGGCCCGCGCCCGGCCGGGGCCGGGTTCCCGCCGAACCCATCCGCGGCCCCGCCCGCCCCGGCCCGCGCCCCGACAGCATCGGACGCGTCGAGCACCGCCCCACGGTCCACGGACGCTGCCGCGCCGGCGGCCGCCCCGGCGTCAGGGTTGCCCGCGCCCCCGGCAGGGGCGTGCCCCCGGCNNNNNNNNNNNNNNNNNNNNNNNNNNNNNNNNNNNNNNNNNNNNNNNNNNNNNNNNNNNNNNNNNNNNNNNNNNNNNNNNNNNNNNNNNNNNNNNNNNNNGCGGCCGCCCCGGCGTCAGGGTTGCCCGCGCCCCCGGCAGGGGCGTGCCCCCGGCCCCCGGTCTGGGCTGCGGCCGGCCCGGCGCCGCCGTCCGGCGGGAGCTCGCCGTCACCGATCAGGGCCGTCTGCCAGCCGGCGTCGGGGCCGGGCGCGGCCGCCGCGGCCATCGCGGCCGCCTGACGTTCCTCCGCCGCCCTAACGGCGGCAGCCTCCGCGTCGAGCGCCGCGCGGTGCGCCACAGCGCGCAGGGCCGCGAGGACGTGGTCACGGTCCCCCAGCAGCCGGCGCCCCTGAGCGTCGATCTCGGCCGCGAGCGTCGCGTGGAAGTCGGCCACGAGCGGGTGGGCGTGATGCGCGGCAAGCGTGGCGTCGAGCTCCTCGAGCACGGGGCGCCAACCGTCGAACCTCGCGGTCACGGCCTCGAGCGCCTCCGCCTCAGCCTCCATCGCCCGGAGTTCCGCCAGCCGCCGCTGATGCCCGCGCGACGCGCCGGCGAGCTGGCGCGGTGACATGCCCTTCAGGGCGCGCTTGTCGACGTCGCGCTCGCGCGACGCGCGTCTGTTCCGCTCCAGCAGGGCCGTGGCCTCGAGCAGCAGCGTCTTGCGCAGCCTGTCGAGCGCGTCGGCGGCCCGACCGCGCTGGCCCACCGGGTCGGCGAGCTGGCGCTTCACGTCGGCGGCCCACACCTCGAAGGTGGTGGCGCGCGCGCCGAACGGATCGTCGCCCGCCGGCGGCCGCGCCCGTTCGGAGTCCACCTGCACCGCCAGGTCGGCCGCGCGATCCTTGGTGAACCCCGCCACCGCGCTCTGCCAGGCGGACAGGTCCGCGCGCACCTCACGCAGCAGCGCCGGCGTCGCCTCCGCCAGGCGCGACCGCGCCGCCTTGACGTCGTCCTGCCAGTGCTCCAGCTCGCGGCTGCCCGGGTACAGCTCCGCCAGGGCCTCCAGGTCGCGACCCACCTCCGTCAGGGCGCGGCGGGCCAGGGCCACGTCGGCCTGGAAGGCGGCGCGGCGCCGCGCCGTCTCGCGCGTGGCCACCAACCAGCGCCAGGCGCGCTTGAGGCCCGTCACGAGCGCCGCCAGGCCGGCGCGGAGGAGGCGCGTCGGGGGCCAACCGGCCAGCAGGTCGAGGCCGACGCTGGCGATCACCACAGCCGGCACCGCCGCGAGCGCGCCCCAGGCGCCACCCAGCCACTCCCTCAGGCCGCGACCCCAATCGCCTGCCGCCGCGGGCGACGCTGCCGCGACCACGCCCCACGCCCCGGCGACGAGCAGGAGGTAGCCCAGCGTCGCGCGCGGCCACCAACGCGGGCTGCGGCGCACGAGGAAGAGAGCGCCGAGGACCACGAACGGAAGCGGCAGGGCGTAGGCGCCGATGCCGAGACGCCCCGTGAGCGCGCGCCGCACCGTGAGCCCCAGCTCGCCCGACGGGAGCTGCGGCACCAGGACGCCGGCCAGGAACGCCCCGACCGTGAGCACGACCAAGCCCACCGCCTCGATGTCCAGGCGGTGGGTGGTGGGTCGCTTCTTGCCGGCGCGGGCTCCCCTCTTCACGCCCGCCAGTCTACCGCCCGCGCGGGCGCCGCCCGGAGAGCGCTCCGGGGTGCGGCGCCCCGGGCCGCGCCGCGAACCGCGCGACGCGTTCCAGGCGCCGGCGGTAATAACGCCGTAAGGCGCGGGATGGGACAATCGGGCCCATGAGGACGCCGGTCCCGACGAACCCAGGGGTGTGGCGCCGCCTGCGGCGACATTCGGGTCCCGCGCTGTGGGCCATCGCGTCCGTCGCCTTCCTGCTGGCCAGCTTCCGCCTGGGCGGGACGGGGCTCTGGCAGGGGTTCCTCCTCGCGACGCCGGTCCTCATCGCGACCGCCGGCCTCGGCTGGCGCGCTGCTCTCTGGCTCACGCCCCTCGCGCTCCTGATCCAATGGTCGGGGCAGCACCTGGGTGGGCCGGCCGCGAGCGCGGCGGACTACCTCCTGCTCCTGGCCGGGTTGGTGCTGGCCACGCTGGCCGGCGACCGGCTCTACCGTGCCTGGCGGCGCGTCGAGCGTAGCGCCCGACGGGCGGGGCGCCGCGCCAAGCTCCTGCAGGAGGCCACGGTGGAACTCAACCTGGCCGCCGACCAGGGGGAGCTGCTGAGGGCGGTCCCACGCCTGCTGGCCGACATCCTGCCGTTCGCGCACGGGGCCGTCTTCGTGCCGGAGGGGGCGGGACTCGCCGTTCACTCGGCCTGGCGCCTGCGCCTCGAACCCGGCTACCTGGTGCCCCTGGGAAGCATCATGGGCCGCGCGTTCCTGACGCGGGAGCCGCAGTACGCGCCCGACACGGCGCTCGATCCGGACTTCATCCAGGCGCCCGACGCCGAGGCCACGCGCAGCGAGCTGGCCCTGCCGGTCGTCGTCGGCGAGCACGTGCGGGCGATAGTCAACCTGGAGCACGCCGAGCCTCACGCCTTCGGCCGCGCGGACCAGGCCGCCCTGGCGGCGTTCGTGCGCATGATCGGCGAGGTCCTCACGCGGCTCGACGCCACCGCGGCGCTCACGCAGAACATCTCCGACCAGCAGTTCATGGCGCGCCTGCAGCACCGCCTCCTGATCGCGGAGACGGTCGCGGAGACGGCCGAGGCCGCGCTGGACGAGGTCATGGCCAAGTTCGACTTCGACGTCGGCGCCGTGCTCGAGCTGCACCACGCCCGCCTTCGCACGGTCGCGGTGCGGGGCAACCCCCCGCCCGAGCTCGCCTCCCGCGTGCGCGACGGCTTCGCTTTCGCCGGGATCCTCAGGCACGCCTGGGAGAGCCGGGAGCTCGTGCTCGCCGACGACCTCACCGCCGGCGGCGACTGGGGCAACGGCACTGAGGCGCGCGCCGTGGCGGCGCTGCCCATCGTCGACCCCACCGGGCAGGTGTTGGCGCTGCTGGCCGTCACCCGCTACCGCGAGCCGCTCCCGCGCTGGGACGCCCGCAGCCGCCAGCTGTTGGCGAGCCTGTCGGCGCCGCTCGGCGCGACCCTCGCCCGCTGCACCCTGAACCGGCAGCTCTTCGCCACGCTCGACGCCATCAGGCAGCTCAAGTCGGCGGACGGCCCCGAGGTGCTGTACCACCGCGCCGCCCAGGCCGCTTTCGACCTCGTGCCCAACGCCGAGGCGGTGTCGATCCTCGTTCGCCACGGCGAGCATTACCACTTCGAGGCGGCCATCGGCTACGACCTCGGCTTCCTGCAGGCGGAGGCGGGGCCGTTCACGTACGAGGAGAACCTGGCCTGGTACCACGGCGAGCTGGAGGACTTCGAGGCGGGCCACGGCCGCATCCTGCGCGGCGCCGAGATCCTGCCCTTGAGCAGCCAGGCGACGCAGTCGCCGGCGGCGACGAAGGAGGGCCGGGTGGCGGAGATGCGGTGTCAGCTGGCGGTGCCCATCGTCGACCAGGGCCAGGTTGTGGCGCTCCTCAACATCGACAACTTCTCTAGCGACGACGCCTTCGGCCAGGGCGCGCTGCGAATCGCGGAGGCGTTCGCGCAGCACGTGACGGTGGTCGTGCGTCAGGCGGAGCAGGTGGTGGCCCTCGAGCGCTCGGCCGTGACGGACGCCCTGACCGGCCTCGGCAACCGCGAGGGGTTCGAGCGGGCGCTGAAGCAGGAGCTGGCCCGCGCCCGCCGTTACGAGCACCACCTCAGCCTGGTGCTCATCGACCTCAACGGCTTCAAGCAGATCAACGACCGCTTCGGCCACGCCGAGGGGGACGTCGTCCTCCAGGACGTCGCGCGTGCCATCCGGGGCACGGCGCGCGGCACGGACCAGGTCTTCAGATGGGGCGGCGACGAGTTCGCCGTCGTGCTGCCGGAGGTGAAGCCGCACGAGGCCGCTGCGGCCGGCGCCCGCATCGCCGGCGTGATCGGAGCGCTGTCGTGCAAGGGCGTGAACCTGTCCGCGAGCTACGGCGTGGCGAACTACCCTGTCGACGGCCTCGACCGCGACGCCCTGCTAGAGTCGGCCGATCACAAGATGTACAAGGACAAGCGGGCGCAGGCCGGCGCCCAGGCTCAGGCGGCACCGCCGGCGTCCTCGCCCGCCGAGCCCGTCAGCTCCGCCGAGGGCTCGCTGGGCGCCGCACCCGCGAACGCCGGCCGCGTAAGCAGGTAGTCCTCCGCCACCACCTTGACGAGCGCGACGAGGGGCACCGCCAGTAGCGCCCCGAGGAGGCCCATGAGGCCGATCCCGGCCATGATGGCCAGCATCACGGTGACGGGGTGGAGGTTGGTGTTGCGCGAGAGGATGAGCGGCGAGAGCACGTGCGCCTCGAGCTGGTTGGCCACGAGGAAGACGAGGGCCGCGAGGACGGCGGCCAGTGGGCTGACCGTGAAGCCGAGCAGGATGGCCGGCGTGACGCCGAGGATCGGTCCCAGGTACGGCACGAGGTTGAAGACGGCGGCGAGGAACCCGATGGCGGTGGCCAGCGGGATGCCGATGATGCTCAGGCCGGCCCAGATCATCACACCGAGGACCATGGTGATGAAGAGCTGCCCCCGCAGGTAGCCGCCCACGGCGAGGTCGGCCTTGGCGCTCAGGTCGTCGGCCAGGTCGCGGTACCTGAGGGGCACGAAGCGCCGGAAGTTGGCCGCGAAGCGCGGGAAGTCGTAGAGGAAGTACGCGCCAGCAAGGAAGATCAGGAACACCTGGAAGGTGGTGGAGATGACGGCGGTGGCGCCCGTGAGGAGCAGCCCGGGGCCGCCCGCCACGAGCCCCTCAAGGAGCTTCCTCAAGCTCTCACCGAGTTGCTGCAGGAACGAGGCGACCTGGTCCTGGATCTGCGTGCTCAGCACGCCCGTCTCGTCCGACACACCGAAGCGGTCCGCCAAGAACGCGGGCAGGCGATCCCGGAACCCGGCCACCCACTGCTGCATCTCGGTGAGCCAGCGGGTGACCTGCTCGAGCGCGGTGGGCACCAGTTGCACGAACTTGCCCATCTCGATGAGTACCTGGCTGACGACCACGGACCCGAGCGCGACCAGCACGAGGAGCAGGGCGTACGTGATGATCACGGCCAGGGGGCGCTTGAGGCGGAGCCTGACGAGCCAGGCGACCACCGGGTTGAGGATGTAGGCGATGAGGAAACCGATTAGACCGACCTGGAGCGCGAAGGCGTAACCACCCCGCAGGCGCCACAGGATGAGGGCGAGGAGCGCCGTGGCGCCCACGTACGTCACCGCCCTGACCCAGACGCTGCGCCACACGATCTCCAGCGCGGTCGGGTCGGCCTGCTGCTTGGCGTGCCTCGTCTTCGGCGTCACGGCCGGACGCACCTCCTCGCCACTCATGGTCCCACGAACAGCGACGCGGCCGCCATGCGAACGGCCTCAGGCTCGAGGCCGGCTCCGAAGAAGGTGTCTGGCGCGGTCCAGACCTCGAAGCGGAGGCGCGGCTGGTCGCCGCGGCCGGCGACGGCCGCCTCGGTGCCGGAGTTGCCGGCGAAGCCGACGACCTGCCCGCGGTAGACGCGCGCGCCCGTGCGGATCCCGCCCTGCACGGCCGAGAGGTGCCCGTAGCGGAGGACGGTGCCGTCGTCGAGCCGCAGCCAGACCTGGCGGCCGCGCAGCGTGTCGAGCTGGTCCTCGTCGGCACCGCCGGCGGCCACGTCGGCCATGAGCACCTCCCAGGCGCGTGGGTCGATCTCGGTGTAGGCCGTGTCTGCCCGCACGACCTGAGCGGCCTGCGCGGCCACGACCGGGGTGCCGACCTGGATGGGGACCTGGGCATCGGCGCCGAAGAAGTCGAAGCCTTGACTCACGCCGTGACGGTAGGCGCGCGGCGCGCCGGGCAGGTTGTCGTCTGAGGCGGGAACGCGCGCGCCGGGCACGGGGAACCAGAGTCCGGCGGGTCCGTAGGCGGCGGCCGCATCGGGCGCTTGCTCGGTCCCCGAGTTCACGCCCGCGCCGGCCGGTGCCGCTCCGGCGGCGGCGCCGGGTCGCGCCAGCACCAGGACGGTCATGACGACGGCGTACGCCAGCAACCCGAGCAGGACGTACCAGCCCGGCTTGACGCCTGCCAGGAGCGACGCAGCGGCGGCGGGGCGAGTGCGCCTCACGGGCCGAAGTCTAGCACGCACCGAAAGGCGGCCAGGACGGGGTTCCGGGCGGCGGCGCGCGACGCGGAACCGCTCAGGTTCGCCGCGTCAACGCCAGGAGCAGCGGGTTGTGGCCGCCGTGCGCGACCTGGAGCTCGCGCGCCACCGTCCACGCCGACTGGCCGGCCACCACCTGCCGCGTCAGCTTGACCTCGTGGCTGAGGAGGCAGAGGGTGGCTCCGGGCGTGGCCAGGCGCGCGGCGGCCTCCAGCAGCCGCGGGTAGAGGCGGCGGTTGGCGGCGTGGGCCCCGACCGCGTCGCCCCACGGGGCGTCGACGGCGAGGGCGTCGAAGCCGCCCGCCGCGCCGAGCAGGGTCACGAACCGGTCGTCCGTCACGTCGCCCACGAGGAGCTCGCAGCGCCCCGCCACCCCGGCCGCCGCGGCGTTGCGCCCGGCGCAGGCGACGGCCTCGGGATCGAGGTCGAACCCGACGAGGCGCGCCGCCGGGCCGAGCAGGGCGCGCTCTATCAACAGCGTTCCGGAGCCGCACATCAGGTTCAGGTAGGCGCTGCCATCGCCCCCGCCGACCAGCTCGTTCATGACGGCGCCGACGGCCGCGTTCAGGCCGCCGGGTCGGTTGCAGACGCGCCAGGTCCGCGCCGAGGCGGGGCGCGGGGAGAGGCGGACGAGGACCTCCCAGCCGCTCGCGGCCGCGGCCGGGCGCACGCGCACCAGCAGGTCGCCGTCCGCCGGGTCGGGTTCGACGCCGACGGCGGCGGCGAGTTGCGCCGCGAGCCGCTGGAACGTGGCCGAGTCCGCGCCGGCGGCGGAGAGCCGCAGCCCGCTGAAGCGCGCCCCGGCGCCGACGCCCCTCACGGCGCCGATGAGCCTCCGAAGCGTGGCGTCCCCAAGCAGCGCCTTGGGGCGCGGCACGTCGAACGTCAGCGTCAAGTAGACGGCCAGGACCGTGCGCGCCGCGGCCGCGCGGGCCGCGGCGCCCCGCCCCTCGACGATGAAGCCGCCGGGCACGCCCACGGCCCGCCCGACACCGCGGCGCTTGAGCTCGGCGAGCGCCACCACCTCGGCGCCACCGGGTACCTCGACGAAGTAGCGTTCCGCCGGCACCCGGCGATGCTACCAGCGCGCGGCGCGGGGTTCAGCAACCCCTCACCATCGGCCTCAGCGGCAAGAGCGTCCGCTATAGTTGAGGTGTGACTGCAGCCGAGGCCGGTACTTCAGCCCGTCGGTCCGACGGCTCCCGGCGGTGACGGCGTCCGCCTCGAGCAAGTCGCGGCGGCGCGGCCCGTCGCGGCAGGAGCGGCGCGACTGGGTCACGGCCTACCTGTTCGTGCTGCCGGCCACGGTGCTCATCTTCGTCTTCGGGCTGTTCCCGATCGGCTACTCCGTCTACATGAGCCTCCACAACTGGCGCGTGCGCAAGGGGGACTTCATCGGTCTGCGCAACTACGCCGCCACGCTGGGCGACTGGTGGGGGGCCCTCGCCTTCTTCGGCGGCCTCGTGCTCATCATCGTCGCGCACTGGCTGTGGACGGACGCCTTCAAGGGGGGCCATGCCCGCGCGCCAACGGCGGCGCGCGTGATCGGGGCGCTCGTCCTGCTCTCCTCCGGCGTGTTCGTGGCGCTCGGCTGGCGCCTGATGATGGACGCAGGCAACAAGACCTACCTGCGGAGCCTCGTCAGGACCGTCTACTACGGCTTCGGGTCCGTCCCCGTCCAGATCGCCCTGGCGCTGGTGCTCGCCACCCTGCTGTTCCAGAAGATCCGGGGGCAGGAACTCTTCCGGATGCTCTACTTCCTCCCGTACATCACCCCGGCGGTGGCCGGCGCCGCCATCTTCCGCAACCTCTTCAGTCCGCGGGAGGAGCGCCTCGCCAACCAGGTGCTGGCGTTGGTCGGCATCCCGCCGCAACGGTGGCTGTTCGAGACGAAGCCGCTGTCGCAGCTCCTGTTCGGCGGCCTGTTCCCGAACGTCGACTGGAGCGGCTTCTGGGCCGGACCGTCGTTGGCGCTTGTCACCATCATCATCTTCGGGATCTGGACGTTCACCGGCTACAACGTCGTCATCTTCCTGGCGGGCCTGGGCGGCATCTCCAAGGAGCTGTACGACGCCGCCGCCATCGACGGGGCGGACCGCCGCCAGCAGTTCCGTTACATCACGGTGCCGCTCCTCTCGCCCGTGACCTTCTACCTGACGGTCCTCGGCTTCATCGGCACCTTCCAGGCCTTCACCCACATCTACGTCATGCGGGCGCCCGCCACGCGCGACGCGGTCGACACCGCCTCCATCGTGATCTTCGACACGTTCTACAAGCTGAGCAACTTCAGCCTGGCGGCGGCGCAGTCGGTGATCCTCTTCGTGATCATCCTGCTCCTGACCCTGCTCCAGAACCGGCTGTTCGGGAAGCGGGTGTTCGGTGCCTGACGCGCCGGGCCGCAGGCGGCGCGCCGCCGCGCCGGCGCCGACCACCGAGGTGATCGGCGGCGTCGAGCGGGTGGTGCGGCCGCGCGTCCGGGCCCCCTACCAGTTCGAGCTGTCGCACATCCCCATCTACTTCGTGCTGCTGGTGGGCGCCATCGTCAGCATCGTCCCGTTCTTCTACATGCTGTCGACGTCGCTCATGACGCTGGGCGAGACGATAAACCGCGTCCTGCTCCCCGCCTCGCCCCAGTTCGTCAACTACGAGGTGGCCTGGAGCGAGTCGCACTTCGCCCTCTACTTCCGCAACAGCGTGATCATCACGGCGTTGGTCATCGCGGGCGTGCTCGTCACGTGCATCCTGGCGGGTTACGCCTTCGCCCGCATCCGCTTCCCGGGCCGTGAGGCGCTCTTCGCGGTGCTGCTCGCCACCCTCATGATCCCCGGCACCGTCACCTTCATCCCCAACCTCCTCCTGGTCCGCGGCCAGATAATCCCCTGGGGCTCCTGGATGAACACCCTCCCCGCCCTCACGGTGCCGTTCATGGCGACGGCGTTCATCATCTTCCTCTTCCGCCAGTTCTTCGTCGGCATCCCGGGCGAGTTGTACGACGCTGCCCGGATGGACGGCGCGGGCCACCTGCGCTTCCTCACCTCCGTCGTGGTGCCCATGTCGAAGCCCGTCATCATGACCGCCACCCTCCTGTCGTTCGTGGCGAGCTGGAACGAGTTCCTGTGGCCACTCCTCGTGACCACCACGCCGAAGTGGCGCCCGCTCGGCGTCGGGCTCTACACCTTCATCTCGGAGGCCGGCCCGGAGACCCAGCTCCTGATGGCGGGGACGGTCATCACGGTAATACCGGTGCTGGTGGTGTACTTCTTCACCCAGAAGCAATTCACCGAGGGCATCGCCACCTCGGGCCTGAAGGGATGATCATGCCGCAAGCCGTCTCACCACCGCAGGGCGTTCCCGGGCGCGTCGCGTCCGTACGCGAAGTGGCGGCCTCCCGCCGCCACGCGAGGAGAGTCGCCGCGTCCGTCGCCGACGGCGCGAGAACAGTGGGAGCATCGCTGGAAGGAGCGAGAGTATGACGAGAAGGTTCTTGACCGTCTTCACCCTGGTGGCCCTGGCGTTGACGGGGCCGGCGTTCGCGCAGGACTGGGAGTCGGTCGACCCCAGCGGCCAGACGGTCACGTTCTGGCACCAGCACACGCGCGAGCGCGAGACCGCCCTCGACAAGATCGTGCAGGAGTTCAACGACTCGAACGAGTACGGCATCACCGTCGTGGCCGAGTATCAGGGCGGCTACAGCGACATCTACCAGAAGATGGTGGCCTTGCTCGGCACCACCGACACACCCAACCTGGTCGTCGCCTACCAGAACCAGGCCGCCACCTACCAGCTCGCGGACGGGCTCGTCGACATGACGCCCCTCGTGAACTCGCCGAAGTGGGGCATCTCCCCAGAGGACCAGGCCGACTTCTTCCCCGGCTTCTGGAACTCCGACATCTTCCCGAGCTTCGGCGGCGAGCGCCTCGGGCTCGCTCCCAACCGCTCGATGGAGATGCTCTACTACAACGCCGACTGGCTGAAGGAGCTCCGCGCGGCCGGCAAGATCGACTTCGACGGGCCCCCCACCACGCCGGAGCAGTTCAAGGCCGCCGCCTGCGCCGCGACGGGCTCGCCGTTCTCCGGAGCCACCGTCACGGGGGCGCCCATCGGTTACGAGCTCTCCGTCGACGCCAGCCGCTTCGCGTCGTTCACCTTCGCGTTCGGCGGCAACGTCTACGATT
Proteins encoded in this region:
- a CDS encoding ABC transporter substrate-binding protein, which encodes MTRRFLTVFTLVALALTGPAFAQDWESVDPSGQTVTFWHQHTRERETALDKIVQEFNDSNEYGITVVAEYQGGYSDIYQKMVALLGTTDTPNLVVAYQNQAATYQLADGLVDMTPLVNSPKWGISPEDQADFFPGFWNSDIFPSFGGERLGLAPNRSMEMLYYNADWLKELRAAGKIDFDGPPTTPEQFKAAACAATGSPFSGATVTGAPIGYELSVDASRFASFTFAFGGNVYDSSSNRYTLDSPAAVEAMTFLQGMFADGCAQLVTEAYGDQTDFGNGRLLFTVSSSSGLPFYQSAVDSGAGFEWSVAAIPHTTPEPVMNIYGASVSMPSGHSPESTLAAWLFLKYYTGTKAQTEWAIASQYFPVRKSVAAGLTDFFDSLPPYKTAFDLLPYGISEPNVPGYDPVRDSIAAEMSAIVDGADVTETLHILNGEANLILDDQLSQLPVH